A region from the Nocardioides exalbidus genome encodes:
- a CDS encoding GAF and ANTAR domain-containing protein, giving the protein MDTEVFARQLGAAVRDLNAQPDPPHTLQRMVELTPEFFDSCDYVGVSLVEHDRIRTPVASTEELRRLDESQYALGQGPCFDAIRREETVIVDDLAIDDRWPDWGRAMVAGLAVRASISFRLFTRDNTWGALNVYSEQPGAFAQDDVLHGQVIAAMCAVALARSINDDQLASALETRTVIGQATGIVMERYGLDPETAFNVMRRLSSEHSRKLRDLAAQVVAERRLPGSADGVGGS; this is encoded by the coding sequence ATGGACACCGAGGTCTTCGCACGCCAGCTGGGAGCCGCAGTGCGCGACCTCAACGCACAGCCCGACCCGCCGCACACCTTGCAGCGCATGGTCGAGCTGACGCCCGAGTTCTTCGACTCCTGCGACTACGTCGGCGTCTCGCTGGTCGAGCACGACCGGATCCGGACGCCGGTGGCGTCCACGGAGGAGCTGCGCCGGCTCGACGAGTCGCAGTACGCCCTGGGGCAGGGACCCTGCTTCGACGCGATCCGTCGCGAGGAGACGGTCATCGTCGACGACCTCGCGATCGACGACCGCTGGCCCGACTGGGGCCGCGCCATGGTGGCTGGTCTCGCCGTCCGCGCGAGCATCAGCTTCCGGCTCTTCACCCGCGACAACACGTGGGGCGCGCTCAACGTCTACTCCGAGCAGCCGGGAGCCTTCGCCCAGGACGACGTCCTGCACGGCCAGGTGATCGCGGCGATGTGTGCCGTCGCCCTGGCCCGCTCGATCAACGACGACCAGCTCGCGTCGGCGCTGGAGACCCGGACCGTCATCGGGCAGGCGACCGGCATCGTGATGGAGCGTTACGGCCTCGACCCCGAGACGGCCTTCAACGTGATGCGACGCCTCTCCTCCGAGCACAGCCGCAAGCTGCGCGACCTGGCGGCCCAGGTCGTCGCCGAGCGCCGGCTCCCGGGCAGCGCGGACGGGGTCGGCGGGTCGTGA
- a CDS encoding GAF and ANTAR domain-containing protein, with translation MTIDDAALAESIRRLAEPRADDGRIHSALQFVVTACVDLFDVDGAGILISDEQDMLSYAAASDGPGRILEKTEAEAGEGPCTEAFVKSQVVTSHDITAEPERWPRLAAVLADQPVRAVLGVPVLLGGVPVGTLDVYRERPHVWDDSEVAALTRYAEVISTTLSAALQAHTAGELAKQLQYALDYRVVIERAVGFLMAKQSTDAVAAFNELRTAARNRRTKIGKIAEHLLDTGSLPD, from the coding sequence ATGACGATCGACGACGCGGCCCTGGCCGAGAGCATCCGCCGGCTGGCCGAGCCGCGCGCCGACGACGGCAGGATCCACTCCGCGCTCCAGTTCGTGGTCACCGCGTGCGTCGACCTCTTCGACGTCGACGGCGCGGGCATCCTGATCTCCGACGAGCAGGACATGCTCAGCTATGCCGCCGCCAGCGACGGCCCTGGTCGCATCCTGGAGAAGACCGAGGCCGAGGCGGGCGAGGGTCCGTGCACCGAGGCCTTCGTCAAGTCACAGGTCGTGACCAGCCACGACATCACCGCTGAGCCCGAGCGCTGGCCGCGACTCGCGGCGGTCCTCGCCGACCAGCCCGTGCGCGCCGTGCTCGGCGTGCCGGTCCTGCTCGGCGGCGTCCCCGTGGGGACGCTCGACGTCTACCGCGAGCGCCCACACGTCTGGGACGACAGCGAGGTCGCCGCCCTGACCCGCTACGCGGAGGTCATCTCGACCACGCTCTCGGCAGCCCTCCAGGCCCACACGGCGGGTGAGCTGGCCAAGCAGCTGCAGTACGCCCTCGACTACCGCGTCGTGATCGAGCGAGCCGTCGGGTTCCTGATGGCGAAGCAGTCCACCGACGCGGTGGCGGCGTTCAACGAGCTGCGCACCGCCGCGCGCAACCGACGGACCAAGATCGGGAAGATCGCCGAGCACCTGCTCGACACCGGTAGCCTTCCTGACTAG
- a CDS encoding ANTAR domain-containing protein codes for MTGTPSHPGEPAQPADPLREEIANLQDVVRSHHDVGRALGLMTVRFACSTPEAWRTLQQVARDAGSEVSTVARVLVAAHDGSAGADDLRMIASFEDCLPEGGWPVGPWQDPSS; via the coding sequence ATGACCGGGACACCCTCACACCCCGGCGAGCCCGCACAGCCCGCCGACCCGCTCCGCGAGGAGATCGCGAACCTGCAGGACGTGGTGCGCTCGCACCACGACGTCGGCCGCGCACTGGGCCTGATGACCGTGCGCTTCGCGTGCAGCACGCCCGAGGCGTGGCGCACGCTGCAGCAGGTGGCGCGCGACGCGGGCTCCGAGGTGAGCACCGTCGCGCGCGTCCTCGTCGCCGCCCACGACGGCTCGGCGGGTGCTGACGACCTTCGGATGATCGCCTCCTTCGAGGACTGCCTGCCGGAGGGTGGGTGGCCGGTCGGGCCGTGGCAAGATCCGTCGTCATGA
- a CDS encoding AraC family transcriptional regulator produces the protein MPTSARPAARSDFDFEGRGDAARHWLDTAYGTTLRLSGRMGTVQHQRADHGGIAFDHLKIDARFAFDSDPMPALVVVDMIDGDLEYTRDGVTDHSHDGDTVLAAGWDMPFRGRSGDRYEVRATTFTAETITAAVEEVEPDYPWQHIAFTSYVPRSPAAGARWRATVDELVTWFPRAEDELAHAEATRLLGHVLLQTFPNNVVGGDRGRDDRDLRDATPSTIRRAIDVIEERAHDDLSLAELARACRVSPRTLQYAFRRHLGCTPLAYVRRVRLDLARQSLRDGTAASVSDVAARFGFYNPGRFAADYRQVFHENPRQTLTRTLG, from the coding sequence ATGCCGACTTCTGCCCGACCCGCTGCCCGGAGTGACTTCGACTTCGAAGGCCGCGGTGACGCCGCCCGCCACTGGCTCGACACCGCCTACGGCACCACGCTGCGGCTCTCCGGCCGGATGGGCACCGTCCAGCACCAGCGCGCCGACCACGGTGGGATCGCGTTCGACCACCTGAAGATCGACGCGCGCTTCGCCTTCGACTCCGACCCGATGCCCGCACTGGTCGTCGTCGACATGATCGACGGCGACCTGGAGTACACCCGCGACGGGGTCACCGACCACAGCCACGACGGCGACACCGTGCTCGCTGCGGGGTGGGACATGCCCTTCCGCGGGCGCAGCGGGGACCGCTACGAGGTCCGCGCGACCACCTTCACGGCCGAGACGATCACGGCGGCCGTGGAGGAGGTCGAGCCCGACTACCCGTGGCAGCACATCGCCTTCACGTCCTACGTCCCCCGGTCCCCGGCCGCCGGCGCCCGGTGGCGGGCCACGGTCGACGAGCTGGTCACGTGGTTCCCCCGTGCCGAGGACGAGCTGGCGCACGCCGAGGCGACCCGGCTGCTGGGGCACGTGCTCCTGCAGACCTTCCCCAACAACGTCGTCGGCGGCGACCGCGGCCGGGACGACCGCGACCTGCGCGACGCCACGCCCTCGACGATCCGCCGGGCCATCGACGTGATCGAGGAGCGCGCGCACGACGACCTCAGCCTCGCCGAGCTCGCCCGCGCCTGCCGGGTGTCTCCGCGCACGCTGCAGTACGCGTTCCGCCGCCACCTCGGCTGCACCCCGCTGGCCTACGTGCGCCGGGTCCGGCTCGACCTCGCACGTCAGTCCCTGCGCGACGGGACCGCGGCGTCGGTCAGCGACGTGGCGGCCCGGTTCGGGTTCTACAACCCGGGCCGGTTCGCCGCCGACTACCGGCAGGTCTTCCACGAGAACCCCCGCCAGACCCTGACGCGCACACTCGGCTGA
- a CDS encoding sigma-70 family RNA polymerase sigma factor has protein sequence MVPVHLVPHLVPHLEPGCDRAARDELIESHIPVARSIAGRYRNRGIDLDDLEQVALLGLTKAADRFDPAAGHEFMSYAVPTMRGEIRRYFRDHGWMVRPPRRVQELQARIAGIEDTLAARLGRSPRPSEIAEHLDADLADVEEALAADGCFTPASLDLPVGNGDATLGELLGSEDRRFSQAEAHVVLAPVVRLLSERDRLVVRLRFRDELTQREIARAVGLTQAQVSRILDRVLSELRAGLAGRVPAA, from the coding sequence ATGGTGCCCGTGCACCTCGTCCCGCACCTCGTCCCGCACCTCGAGCCCGGCTGCGACCGAGCGGCTCGTGACGAGCTGATCGAGTCCCACATCCCGGTGGCGCGCTCGATCGCCGGGCGCTACCGCAACCGCGGCATCGACCTCGACGACCTCGAGCAGGTGGCCCTGCTGGGGCTCACCAAGGCGGCCGACCGGTTCGACCCCGCGGCAGGGCACGAGTTCATGTCCTACGCCGTCCCGACCATGCGGGGTGAGATCCGCCGCTACTTCCGCGACCACGGGTGGATGGTGCGTCCGCCGCGCCGCGTGCAGGAGCTGCAGGCGCGCATCGCAGGCATCGAGGACACCCTGGCCGCCCGGCTCGGTCGCTCGCCGCGTCCCAGCGAGATCGCCGAGCACCTCGACGCGGACCTCGCCGACGTGGAGGAGGCCCTGGCCGCCGACGGCTGCTTCACGCCCGCCTCGCTCGACCTCCCCGTGGGCAACGGCGACGCGACCCTGGGCGAGCTCCTCGGGAGCGAGGACCGCAGGTTTTCCCAGGCCGAGGCGCACGTCGTGCTCGCGCCGGTCGTCCGCCTCCTGTCCGAGCGCGACCGGCTCGTGGTCCGGCTGCGCTTCCGCGACGAGCTCACCCAGCGCGAGATCGCCCGGGCCGTCGGACTCACGCAGGCGCAGGTCTCGCGCATCCTCGACCGGGTGCTGAGCGAGCTGCGCGCTGGTCTCGCCGGGAGGGTCCCGGCCGCCTGA
- a CDS encoding NAD(P)/FAD-dependent oxidoreductase, whose amino-acid sequence MPPHPTAYERHAPDPRVVERSLAGSRQAVFWLEDAGAAQQFPELSASTTADLTVVGGGYLGLWAAVHAKRRDPGRRVVLLESHTVGWAASGRNGGFCEASITHGEDNGRSRWPEEYDVLERLGRENLDAFEVDVGDLGLACEWERAGTLSVAVEEHQLEWLRDEPGFLDTTRVREVIDSPLFLGGSLDAHLDRPDTALVHPARLARELARVAAGLGVEVHEHSAATVLRRTSSGRGVEVHTDRAVVTSADVVLATNVFPSLLRRNRLMTVPVYDYVLMTEPLTDDQLASVGWAGRQGLGDLANQFHYSRLTRDNRILWGGYDAVHPVGGRVAARHEDRPESHARLASHFLATFPQLEDVRFSHRWAGAIDTCTQFTAFYGLTHHGRVAHAAGFTGLGVGATRFAAEVLLDLLAGADTERTRLRMVRERPLPFPPEPLASAGINLTRWSLDRADHREGRRNAFLRVLDAAGLGFDS is encoded by the coding sequence GTGCCTCCCCACCCGACCGCCTACGAGCGCCACGCCCCCGACCCGCGGGTCGTCGAGCGGTCGCTCGCGGGCAGCCGGCAGGCGGTCTTCTGGCTCGAGGACGCCGGTGCCGCACAGCAGTTCCCCGAGCTCTCGGCGAGCACGACGGCCGACCTCACCGTCGTCGGCGGCGGCTACCTCGGCCTGTGGGCGGCCGTGCACGCCAAGCGCCGCGACCCCGGCCGCCGGGTGGTGCTGCTCGAGTCGCACACCGTCGGCTGGGCGGCGTCGGGGCGCAACGGCGGGTTCTGCGAGGCCTCGATCACCCACGGCGAGGACAACGGGCGCAGCCGCTGGCCCGAGGAGTACGACGTCCTCGAACGCCTTGGGCGCGAGAACCTCGACGCCTTCGAGGTCGACGTCGGTGACCTCGGGCTGGCGTGCGAGTGGGAGCGCGCCGGGACGCTGTCGGTCGCCGTCGAGGAGCACCAGCTGGAGTGGTTGCGCGACGAGCCGGGCTTCCTCGACACGACGCGGGTGCGGGAGGTGATCGACAGCCCGCTGTTCCTCGGCGGCTCCCTCGACGCCCACCTCGATCGGCCCGACACCGCCCTCGTCCACCCCGCCCGGCTGGCGCGGGAGCTCGCCCGGGTCGCCGCCGGGCTCGGGGTCGAGGTCCACGAGCACTCGGCCGCGACCGTGTTGCGTCGTACGTCCTCGGGCCGGGGCGTCGAGGTGCACACCGACCGCGCCGTCGTGACCTCCGCCGACGTCGTGCTCGCGACCAACGTCTTCCCGTCGCTCCTGCGCCGCAACCGGCTGATGACCGTGCCGGTCTACGACTACGTCCTGATGACCGAACCGCTGACCGACGACCAGCTCGCCTCGGTCGGCTGGGCCGGGCGGCAGGGCCTCGGCGACCTCGCCAACCAGTTCCACTACTCGCGCCTGACCCGCGACAACCGCATCCTGTGGGGCGGGTACGACGCCGTCCATCCCGTCGGCGGCCGGGTGGCAGCGCGCCACGAGGACCGGCCCGAGAGCCACGCCCGGCTGGCCTCGCACTTCCTCGCGACCTTCCCGCAGCTCGAGGACGTGCGGTTCAGCCATCGATGGGCCGGTGCGATCGACACGTGCACCCAGTTCACCGCGTTCTACGGCCTGACCCACCACGGCCGGGTGGCGCACGCCGCGGGCTTCACCGGCCTGGGCGTCGGCGCGACCCGGTTCGCCGCCGAGGTGCTGCTCGACCTGCTCGCGGGCGCGGACACCGAGCGGACCCGGCTGCGGATGGTGCGCGAGCGGCCACTGCCCTTCCCGCCCGAGCCGCTCGCGTCGGCAGGCATCAACCTGACCCGCTGGTCGCTGGACCGCGCCGACCACCGCGAGGGGCGACGCAACGCGTTCCTGCGCGTGCTCGACGCGGCCGGGCTCGGCTTCGACTCGTAG
- a CDS encoding aspartate aminotransferase family protein has translation MTDVLSTTSDLASTYDAGRAYELDRAHVFHSWSAQAEISPMVITRAEGSHVWDGAGQQYLDFSSQLVFTNLGHQHPRIVAAIQEQAGHLATVAPAFANGTRSEAARLIASHTPGDLDHVFFTNGGADANEHAVRMARLHTGRHKVLTTYRSYHGGTQLAVNMTGDPRRWASDHGSTGTVHFFGPFLYRSAFHATTEAEECQRALEHLEQVVALEGPSTVAAIVLEAIPGTAGIMVPPPGYLAGVREICDRHGIVLVADEVMSGFGRSGRWFAVEHASHGAGVVPDLLTFAKGVNSGYVPLGGVAISDAVHATFAHRSYPGGLTYSGHPLACAAAVATIRTMEDEDVVGRAERLGADVIGPGLAALAAKHDRIGEVRGTGAFWAIELVSDRATREPLAPYGGSSPEMGAIVKGCQERGLLPFVNFNRIHVVPPLTTSDEEVREGLAILDDALAATA, from the coding sequence ATGACTGACGTCCTCTCCACGACCAGCGACCTCGCCAGCACGTACGACGCCGGGCGGGCCTACGAGCTCGACCGCGCGCACGTCTTCCACTCGTGGTCCGCCCAGGCCGAGATTTCCCCGATGGTGATCACCCGCGCGGAGGGCAGCCACGTCTGGGACGGCGCCGGCCAGCAGTACCTCGACTTCTCCTCCCAGCTGGTCTTCACCAACCTCGGCCACCAGCACCCGCGCATCGTCGCCGCGATCCAGGAGCAGGCCGGCCACCTGGCCACGGTCGCCCCGGCCTTCGCCAACGGCACGCGCTCGGAGGCCGCCCGGCTGATCGCCTCGCACACCCCCGGCGACCTCGACCACGTCTTCTTCACCAACGGCGGCGCCGACGCCAACGAGCACGCCGTACGCATGGCGAGGCTGCACACCGGCCGGCACAAGGTGCTCACGACCTACCGCAGCTACCACGGCGGCACCCAGCTCGCGGTCAACATGACCGGCGACCCGCGGCGGTGGGCCAGCGACCACGGCTCGACCGGGACCGTGCACTTCTTCGGGCCGTTCCTCTACCGCAGCGCCTTCCACGCCACCACCGAGGCCGAGGAGTGCCAGCGCGCGCTCGAGCACCTCGAGCAGGTCGTCGCGCTCGAGGGACCGTCGACCGTCGCCGCGATCGTCCTCGAGGCGATTCCCGGCACCGCCGGGATCATGGTCCCGCCGCCCGGCTACCTCGCCGGCGTGCGCGAGATCTGCGACCGCCACGGCATCGTGCTGGTGGCCGACGAGGTGATGTCGGGCTTCGGCCGCTCGGGACGGTGGTTCGCCGTGGAGCACGCATCACACGGGGCAGGCGTGGTCCCCGACCTGCTCACCTTCGCCAAGGGCGTCAACAGCGGGTACGTCCCGCTCGGCGGCGTCGCGATCAGCGATGCCGTCCACGCGACGTTCGCCCACCGCTCCTACCCCGGCGGGCTGACGTACTCCGGCCACCCGCTGGCGTGCGCGGCCGCGGTCGCGACCATCCGGACGATGGAGGACGAGGACGTCGTCGGCCGCGCGGAGCGGCTCGGCGCCGACGTGATCGGCCCCGGCCTGGCGGCGCTCGCCGCGAAGCACGACCGGATCGGCGAGGTGCGCGGCACGGGCGCCTTCTGGGCGATCGAGCTGGTCAGCGACCGGGCGACCCGCGAGCCGCTCGCCCCCTACGGGGGCTCCAGCCCGGAGATGGGCGCCATCGTCAAGGGCTGCCAGGAGCGCGGCCTGCTGCCCTTCGTGAACTTCAACCGGATCCACGTCGTGCCGCCGCTGACGACCAGCGACGAGGAGGTTCGCGAGGGCCTGGCGATCCTCGACGACGCGCTCGCCGCGACCGCCTGA
- a CDS encoding CoA-acylating methylmalonate-semialdehyde dehydrogenase has translation MTTLDQQDIVHWADGALLTGEPTGWADVTNPATGEVTGRVALAGEADAAQVIAAAKRASKAWGTTSLARRTQVMFAFRELLNSRKDELAAIITAEHGKVHSDALGEIARGLEVVEFACGMSHLLKGGHSEEASTGVDVHSKRVPLGVVGIISPFNFPAMVPMWFFPVAIAAGNTVVLKPSEKDPSAANWLAALWQEAGLPDGVFNVLHGDKVAVDALLTSPDVASISFVGSTPIAEYVYETASRHGKRVQALGGAKNHMVVLPDADLDLAADSAVNAGYGSAGERCMAISVLVAVDPIGDELVARIADRTRTLLIGDGGRGATGEQKEADMGPLVTRAHRDRVSSFIDSGEAAGAKVVVDGRDVTARGGEQGFWLGPTLFDDVTPDMDIYTEEIFGPVLSVVRVKTYEEAVALVNANQYGNGTAVFTNDGGAARRFEADVEVGMIGVNVPVPVPVAYYSFGGWKRSLFGDTHAHGTEGVHFFTRGKVVTTRWIDPANRPAGGLELGFPRND, from the coding sequence ATGACCACCCTCGATCAGCAGGACATCGTGCACTGGGCCGACGGCGCCCTCCTGACGGGCGAGCCCACCGGCTGGGCCGACGTGACCAACCCGGCGACCGGCGAGGTGACCGGACGCGTCGCGCTGGCCGGCGAGGCGGACGCCGCGCAGGTGATCGCCGCGGCGAAGCGGGCGTCGAAGGCGTGGGGCACGACGTCACTGGCGCGTCGTACGCAGGTGATGTTCGCCTTCCGCGAGCTGCTGAACAGCCGCAAGGACGAGCTCGCCGCGATCATCACCGCCGAGCACGGCAAGGTGCACTCCGACGCCTTGGGCGAGATCGCCCGGGGCCTCGAGGTCGTCGAGTTCGCCTGCGGCATGTCCCACCTCCTCAAGGGCGGCCACAGCGAGGAGGCCTCGACCGGCGTCGACGTGCACTCCAAGCGCGTCCCCCTGGGTGTCGTGGGGATCATCAGCCCCTTCAACTTCCCGGCCATGGTGCCCATGTGGTTCTTCCCGGTCGCGATCGCCGCCGGCAACACCGTCGTGCTCAAGCCGAGCGAGAAGGACCCGTCGGCCGCGAACTGGCTGGCCGCGCTCTGGCAGGAGGCCGGGCTGCCCGACGGCGTCTTCAACGTCCTGCACGGCGACAAGGTCGCCGTCGACGCGCTGCTCACCAGCCCCGACGTCGCCTCGATCAGCTTCGTCGGCTCGACGCCGATCGCGGAGTACGTCTACGAGACCGCGAGCCGCCACGGCAAGCGCGTCCAGGCCCTCGGCGGCGCGAAGAACCACATGGTCGTCCTCCCCGACGCCGACCTCGACCTGGCCGCCGACTCGGCGGTCAACGCGGGCTACGGCAGCGCCGGCGAGCGCTGCATGGCGATCAGCGTCCTCGTCGCGGTCGACCCGATCGGTGACGAGCTGGTCGCCCGGATCGCCGACCGCACCCGGACGCTCCTGATCGGCGACGGTGGGCGCGGGGCCACGGGCGAGCAGAAGGAGGCCGACATGGGCCCGCTCGTCACGAGGGCCCACCGCGACCGGGTCTCCTCCTTCATCGACTCGGGCGAGGCCGCCGGCGCGAAGGTCGTGGTCGACGGCCGCGACGTCACGGCGCGCGGCGGTGAGCAGGGCTTCTGGCTCGGCCCCACGCTCTTCGACGACGTGACGCCGGACATGGACATCTACACCGAGGAGATCTTCGGCCCGGTCCTGTCCGTGGTGCGCGTGAAGACCTACGAGGAGGCCGTCGCGCTGGTCAACGCCAACCAGTACGGCAACGGCACCGCGGTCTTCACCAACGACGGCGGCGCCGCGCGGCGCTTCGAGGCCGACGTCGAGGTCGGCATGATCGGCGTCAACGTCCCGGTGCCGGTCCCGGTCGCCTACTACTCCTTCGGCGGCTGGAAGCGCTCGCTCTTCGGCGACACCCATGCCCACGGCACCGAGGGCGTGCACTTCTTCACCCGCGGCAAGGTCGTCACCACCCGGTGGATCGACCCCGCCAACCGGCCCGCGGGCGGTCTCGAGCTGGGGTTCCCGCGCAATGACTGA
- a CDS encoding PucR family transcriptional regulator — translation MAEVTPGVTLQEALALPTFRRAAPRVVAGASATDRPIRWVHATERPDVRDLLRAGDLVLTMGTGLPDDDDTPGLTAFVDELVDVGSAGVVVELGRRWTTALPGALVEACERHGLPLVVLDRETRFAALAQEIGERVVDHQLTELREAQRVHETFTELSFSQAGPVEILQAVQRLAGGPVVVENAQHRPLDYFAGPDDPTGSAGFLDGWPARSRRVEVTGRTGWDAANGWLVTRLGSADQAWGRLVIGSPAAPPQRLVAVAERAAAALALHRLHDRDRGTLMRRTHLELLTGLTETPDSDEVLHRCELAGFPIRRRSFVGLVVRPRIGTSAPADLDEVAATVVRATHGLRLPALVCEVERDLRVLVSAPAPADADELVDRVAARVRPHHDVVLAAGRAVSDRAGIARTLTEAGQVADAAPQSRRDFDPDVHRLADLHLRGLLALLGDDERVRLFVDRELAALRRHDRADGSRTDLVAALRALLTHPASKTEAAASLHLSRAAFYDRLARIEAILGADLDDPDVRVSLHVALVADDLFS, via the coding sequence GTGGCCGAGGTGACGCCGGGCGTGACGCTCCAGGAGGCGCTCGCCCTGCCCACCTTCCGCCGGGCGGCGCCCCGGGTGGTCGCCGGCGCCTCGGCGACCGACCGGCCGATCCGCTGGGTGCACGCCACCGAGCGCCCCGACGTCCGCGACCTGCTGCGCGCCGGTGACCTGGTGCTCACCATGGGCACCGGTCTCCCGGACGACGACGACACCCCAGGACTGACCGCCTTCGTCGACGAGCTGGTCGACGTCGGCAGCGCGGGGGTCGTCGTCGAGCTCGGCCGACGCTGGACCACCGCCCTCCCTGGCGCGCTGGTCGAGGCCTGCGAGCGGCACGGGCTGCCGCTGGTCGTGCTCGACCGGGAGACCCGGTTCGCCGCACTGGCCCAGGAGATCGGCGAGCGCGTGGTCGACCACCAGCTCACCGAGCTGCGCGAGGCCCAGCGGGTGCACGAGACGTTCACCGAGCTCAGCTTCAGCCAGGCAGGTCCGGTCGAGATCCTCCAGGCCGTGCAGCGCCTCGCGGGCGGCCCGGTCGTCGTGGAGAACGCCCAACACCGCCCGCTCGACTACTTCGCCGGTCCCGACGACCCGACCGGCTCGGCCGGCTTCCTCGACGGCTGGCCCGCCCGGTCCCGGCGCGTCGAGGTCACCGGGCGCACCGGCTGGGACGCCGCCAACGGCTGGCTCGTCACCCGGCTCGGCAGCGCCGACCAGGCCTGGGGCCGCCTCGTGATCGGATCGCCCGCGGCGCCTCCGCAGCGGCTCGTCGCCGTCGCCGAGCGCGCCGCCGCCGCGCTCGCCCTGCACCGGCTGCACGACCGCGACCGCGGCACCCTCATGCGGCGCACCCACCTCGAGCTGCTCACCGGGCTGACCGAGACCCCCGACTCCGACGAGGTGCTGCACCGCTGCGAGCTGGCCGGGTTCCCGATCCGGCGGCGGTCGTTCGTCGGGCTCGTGGTCCGGCCCCGCATCGGCACCTCGGCCCCGGCCGACCTCGACGAGGTCGCCGCCACGGTCGTGCGCGCGACCCACGGGCTGCGGCTCCCGGCGCTGGTCTGCGAGGTCGAGCGCGACCTCCGGGTGCTGGTCTCGGCGCCGGCCCCGGCAGACGCGGACGAGCTCGTCGACCGGGTGGCCGCGCGGGTGCGGCCGCACCACGACGTCGTGCTCGCTGCGGGTCGGGCCGTGTCCGACCGTGCCGGCATCGCGCGGACGCTCACCGAGGCCGGTCAGGTCGCCGACGCGGCGCCCCAGTCGCGCCGGGACTTCGACCCCGACGTCCACCGCCTCGCCGACCTCCACCTGCGTGGCCTGCTCGCGCTGCTCGGCGACGACGAGCGGGTACGGCTCTTCGTCGACCGCGAGCTCGCCGCCCTCCGCCGGCACGACCGGGCCGACGGCTCCCGCACCGACCTGGTCGCCGCCCTGCGGGCGCTGCTGACGCACCCGGCGAGCAAGACCGAGGCGGCCGCGAGCCTGCACTTGTCGCGCGCCGCGTTCTACGACCGGCTCGCCCGGATCGAGGCGATCCTCGGCGCCGACCTCGACGACCCCGACGTCCGGGTGTCGCTCCACGTCGCGCTGGTGGCCGACGACCTCTTCTCGTGA
- a CDS encoding cupin domain-containing protein → MFRVLDVEAAVPTAPLDPATVVDGSPSAGSRALAAVAGVEVGVWEMSPGTATDVEVDEVFVVLSGSATVTFEDGERVDLAAGSVVRLRAGEHTTWVVHETLRKIYVA, encoded by the coding sequence ATGTTCCGCGTGCTCGACGTCGAGGCCGCCGTGCCGACCGCACCGCTCGACCCCGCGACCGTCGTCGACGGGTCGCCGTCGGCGGGCTCGCGTGCCCTCGCCGCCGTCGCCGGCGTCGAGGTCGGCGTGTGGGAGATGAGCCCCGGCACGGCCACCGACGTCGAGGTCGACGAGGTCTTCGTCGTCCTGTCCGGCTCGGCCACCGTCACCTTCGAGGACGGCGAGCGGGTCGACCTCGCTGCCGGCTCCGTCGTACGCCTGCGTGCCGGGGAGCACACGACCTGGGTCGTCCACGAGACCCTCCGCAAGATCTACGTCGCCTGA